One genomic region from Papaver somniferum cultivar HN1 unplaced genomic scaffold, ASM357369v1 unplaced-scaffold_24, whole genome shotgun sequence encodes:
- the LOC113340838 gene encoding receptor-like protein 9DC3, giving the protein MEDVHPNCTFGCNDVESAKHLLIFCPYAKSVWAAEPNLIEACFYSNTTFLDIFKDWMGKHNQIISIELILTKAWFIWKDRCDRVFEKTQKSGAQLGIEIQGFLDFWSKGKHSILRVSIGHMRSPTWNDAGGFEQGRAGPFAASTAEEAEALGLLQGAKWVVERGLSNFLVEGDCFFYVPRTANIVADTLAKEAKSFSHILNWETIPPSCIKDALEVDKSNVRMVTSIPTFDGSTSYDLAMHESNKKNRLPFRTLYALFIFFSLIIQYLVSCHGCIDTERNALLSVKSALADPAGRLSSWNVDRHRNCCSWDGIICSTESFRVISIDLRNIELENYLKDVDLYQRQPNTSLSGKISPSLLDLTHVQYLDLSFNDLLNYSKIQYQLSKLHNLLHLDISYSPFPGSITTQFANLSSLRYLDVSNHIQNIVPSSLSISTLPFYVNSPSIDWVKELVNLRVLRLNGVDISEATTKKNWAKPISFLADLEELHISDSDISSPVFPIRELLNLSRLSNLQMNFHRNLDSPIRELLNLSRLSNLQMNFHRNLDSPIPTQIANLTSLSVLELAGCDNLYDPVPYLPQLQRLDVRQNYNLYLSFTSMFERQWPKLQALWTSSTVVNETIPSSISNAPMLVSLFASGCSIKGSLPATISSLSKLQYLDLSSNSFTILDTLDLSDNNLMGAIPSCLFQNQNLTILDLSKNNLHGTLPRAFHFDDNHFMSINLSRNFLEGSLPVPSRMNMAFDLSQNQFTGGVPFEVGERLSNARHVLLSSNQLSGRIPLSFCSNYKALQSSISIHVLDLSNNTLTGNIPSSLGNCSSLTVLHLGMNNLTGEVPKELAQITMIYLLLHDNLLKGTFPKFIKKFEQLNVLTSGNNNFEGNLPTFFANFPYLRILSLRSNKFNGSIPKEISNLQNLQILDLSNNNFSGPFHGKIGNMAMLRSRPNDTFAVYSGGWRIPDYRLEIVIKGVPQYVQRVHGYNSGIDLSNNIIDGYIPQEIGLLKGLAMLNLSHNHFHGKIPSSVGNMTGLESLDLSFNKLSGEIPMELASASYLGYLNLSYNNLSGRVPEDVHFQGLGGDGSAFLGNELLCGVPTKKRCDGDPIGPTSSGGTGDNTNLHVTRDEDGARDKMLLLVSVILGVGVGFWGLFLGLLCRKNWWFGYWRVVDTVAGKIGGCIKKKV; this is encoded by the exons ATGGAGGATGTGCATCCAAACTGTACTTTTGGATGTAATGATGTAGAATCGGCAAAACACCTTTTGATTTTTTGCCCTTATGCTAAATCGGTTTGGGCTGCAGAACCAAATCTTATAGAAGCTTGTTTTTACAGTAATACAACCTTCTTAGATATCTTTAAGGATTGGATGGGGAAACATAATCAAATTATCTCTATAGAATTAATTTTAACTAAAGCTTGGTTTATCTGGAAAGACAGATGTGACAGAGtgtttgaaaagacacaaaaatCAGGTGCACAATTGGGTATAGAAATACAAGGATTCTTAGATTTCTGGTCTAAAGGTAAACATTCTATTCTTCGCGTGAGTATTGGCCATATGAGATCTCCTACTTG GAATGATGCTGGTGGTTTTGAACAAGGACGAGCTGGACCGTTCGCAGCCTCTACCGCTGAAGAAGCAGAAGCATTAGGACTGCTGCAAGGAGCGAAATGGGTGGTTGAAAGAGGATTGTCCAACTTTTTGGTGGAAGGAGACT gtttctTTTATGTCCCGAGAACTGCGAACATTGTAGCAGATACTTTGGCAAAGGAAGCCAAATCTTTTAGTCATATTTTGAATTGGGAGACTATACCTCCTTCTTGTATTAAGGATGCCCttgaagtagataaatctaatgttaGGATGGTGACCTCCATTCCTACATTTGACGGCTCTACTTCCTAtgat TTAGCCATGCATGaatccaataagaaaaatcgcttACCATTCCGCACTCTATATGctcttttcatcttcttctcactTATAATTCAATATCTAGTATCCTGTCATGGCTGCATTGACACTGAAAGAAACGCCTTGCTTAGCGTCAAATCAGCTCTGGCTGACCCTGCAGGACGTTTGTCGTCATGGAATGTAGACCGTCACCGGAACTGTTGTTCTTGGGACGGTATCATATGTTCTACAGAATCATTtcgtgtcatttcaattgatcttCGAAATATAGAACTCGAAAACTACCTCAAAGATGTTGATTTATATCAGCGTCAACCAAATACTTCACTTAGTGGTAAGATATCTCCTTCTTTGTTGGATCTAACTCACGTTCAGTATCTTGACCTTAGTTTCAATGATCTACTAAACTACTCAAAAATCCAGTATCAGCTTTCAAAACTCCATAATCTCCTTCATCTTGATATCTCCTATTCACCGTTTCCCGGCTCCATTACAACACAGTTTGCTAATTTATCTTCTCTACGATACCTCGATGTTTCTAATCACATCCAAAATATTGTTCCCAGCAGTTTAAGTATTAGTACACTTCCCTTTTACGTTAATTCTCCTTCCATAGATTGGGTTAAAGAGTTGGTCAATCTGAGGGTACTGAGATTGAATGGTGTTGATATATCCGAGGCAACAACGAAAAAGAATTGGGCTAAACCAATATCATTTCTTGCTGATCTTGAAGAACTTCATATATCGGATAGCGATATCTCTAGTCCAGTTTTTCCTATCCGAGAGCTACTCAATCTTTCTCGACTATCAAATCTACAAATGAACTTCCATAGAAATCTCGACTCTCCTATCCGAGAGCTACTCAATCTTTCTCGACTATCAAATCTACAAATGAACTTCCATAGAAATCTCGACTCTCCTATCCCAACTCAAATTGCCAACCTTACTTCCCTCTCTGTCCTTGAATTAGCTGGTTGTGATAATTTGTATGACCCAGTTCCTTACCTTCCTCAGCTTCAAAGGCTGGATGTaagacaaaactataatcttTATTTAAGTTTTACATCCATGTTTGAACGTCAATGGCCTAAACTCCAAGCACTTTGGACTTCTTCCACTGTTGTAAACGAGACGATTCCGAGTTCCATTTCGAATGCTCCCATGCTGGTTAGTCTTTTCGCATCAGGCTGTTCAATAAAAGGATCCTTGCCTGCAACAATTTCATCTCTTTCAAAATTGCAGTATCTTGATCTCTCTTCAAACAG TTTTACTATTCTCGACACATTGGATTTGTCTGATAACAATCTTATGGGAGCTATACCATCATGTCtatttcaaaaccaaaacctcACCATCTTAGATCTTTCAAAAAACAATCTCCATGGAACCTTACCACGTGCTTTTCATTTTGATGATAATCATTTCATGTCCATTAATTTGTCGAGAAACTTTCTAGAAGGTTCACTTCCTGTTCCCTCTCGAATGAATATGGCTTTCGATTTGTCACAAAATCAGTTCACTGGTGGAGTCCCATTTGAAGTCGGAGAAAGGCTTTCTAATGCTCGCCATGTTTTATTATCTAGTAATCAACTATCAGGTCGGATTCCTCTCTCATTCTGTTCGAACTACAAAGCCTTGCAATCGAGTATTAGCATTCATGTTCTTGATCTCTCCAATAACACCTTAACTGGAAATATACCTTCTAGTTTGGGGAACTGCAGCTCTCTCACTGTTCTACACCTTGGCATGAATAATCTCACCGGAGAGGTTCCTAAGGAACTTGCACAAATTACAATGATATATCTCCTGTTGCACGATAACCTTCTCAAAGGTACTTTTCCAAAGTTCATCAAAAAATTTGAACAACTAAATGTTCTTACTTCGGGAAACAACAACTTTGAAGGTAATTTACCAACTTTCTTTGCCAACTTTCCATATCTTCGTATTCTATCTTTAAGGTCAAACAAGTTCAATGGATCCATTCCCAAAGAAATCAGCAATTTGCAGAACCTCCAGATCTTAGATTTATCAAATAATAATTTCTCCGGTCCGTTTCATGGCAAGATTGGTAATATGGCGATGTTAAGAAGTAGACCGAATGACACGTTCGCAGTTTACAGTGGTGGTTGGAGAATCCCAGATTATCGATTAGAAATAGTGATCAAAGGGGTCCCGCAGTATGTTCAACGCGTACATGGTTACAATTCAGGTATCGATCTTTCAAACAACATTATCGATGGATATATCCCTCAAGAAATAGGTTTACTAAAAGGGCTTGCAATGCTTAATTTATCACATAATCATTTCCACGGCAAAATACCGTCAAGCGTAGGAAACATGACCGGTTTAGAGTCTTTGGATCTGAGTTTCAATAAGCTGTCTGGAGAGATCCCAATGGAATTGGCATCAGCAAGCTATCTTGGGTATTTAAATCTATCTTACAATAATTTGAGTGGCAGAGTCCCTGAAGATGTTCACTTCCAAGGTCTAGGTGGGGATGGTTCAGCTTTCCTCGGTAACGAACTTTTGTGTGGTGTTCCTACAAAGAAGCGTTGCGACGGTGATCCCATTGGTCCTACGAGTAGTGGTGGTACTGGTGATAACACCAACCTACATGTAACACGTGATGAAGACGGCGCAAGAGATAAGATGTTGTTATTGGTTTCTGTTATTTTGGGTGTGGGAGTAGGGTTTTGGGGTCTGTTCTTAGGTTTGCTTTGCAGAAAAAACTGGTGGTTTGGGTACTGGAGAGTTGTTGATACTGTTGCCGGAAAGATAGGAGGTTGTATCAAGAAAAAAGTATAG